The following are from one region of the Syngnathus typhle isolate RoL2023-S1 ecotype Sweden linkage group LG22, RoL_Styp_1.0, whole genome shotgun sequence genome:
- the LOC133146861 gene encoding complement C1q tumor necrosis factor-related protein 3-like: protein MACSCLTTVLLIVCAVSGLRAQLFFGDERVVFENANGPLQQLAARVDKLEKDAAEAAKAPVSFAAALVTTSDWTHMGPFNTDVTLIFKRVIHNVGNAYDANTGIFTAPVKGLYFIMLNGNVGNSGDLNAAVIKNGVNMFAIYDTQGTFSSATNGMPLVLEQGDKVWVTLWPNKSIFDQSRLTTFSGFLIKSM, encoded by the exons ATGGCGTGTTCTTGCTTGACCACCGTGTTGCTAATTGTGTGCGCTGTCAGCGGCCTTCGGGCTCAGTTGTTCTTTGGCGACGAGCGTGTCGTATTTGAAAACGCCAACGGCCCCCTGCAGCAGCTGGCGGCGCGCGTGGACAAGCTGGAGAAGGATGCGGCCGAAGCAG CCAAGGCGCCGGTGTCCTTTGCGGCGGCGCTGGTCACCACGTCGGACTGGACCCACATGGGCCCCTTCAATACGGACGTCACCCTGATTTTCAAGCGAGTCATCCACAACGTGGGGAACGCCTACGACGCCAACACAG GGATCTTCACGGCCCCGGTCAAAGGGCTCTACTTCATCATGTTGAACGGCAACGTGGGCAACTCAGGGGACTTGAACGCGGCCGTGATAAAGAACGGCGTCAACATGTTCGCCATCTACGACACGCAGGGTACCTTCAGCAGCGCCACCAACGGGATGCCGCTGGTACTGGAGCAGGGAGACAAAGTCTGGGTCACCTTGTGGCCCAACAAGAGCATTTTTGATCAGAGCCGACTGACAACCTTCAGCGGCTTCCTTATCAAAAGCATGTGA
- the LOC133146863 gene encoding complement C1q tumor necrosis factor-related protein 3-like, whose amino-acid sequence MSYQLVIAALLLCGPAGLWAQDAGGQQVAFSVALKSDDQAAGDHGPFNTDTTLVFHRVVTNVGNGYDSNTGIFTAPIKGLYFVTFTGASGSEGGLNAAVMKDGVNMFAIYDNQNKFSSATNSMALKLNAGDKLWVTLWANKRIFDQSRLSTFSGFLISPLP is encoded by the exons ATGTCTTACCAGTTGGTGATTGCTGCGTTGCTGCTGTGCGGCCCGGCTGGGCTTTGGGCTCAAG ATGCAGGTGGGCAACAGGTGGCATTCTCGGTGGCGCTGAAGAGCGACGACCAGGCGGCGGGTGACCACGGCCCTTTCAACACGGACACCACtctggtgttccacagggtggTCACCAACGTGGGCAACGGCTATGATTCCAACACAG GCATCTTCACCGCCCCGATTAAGGGTCTCTACTTCGTCACTTTCACTGGCGCCTCCGGATCAGAGGGCGGCCTGAACGCAGCGGTGATGAAGGACGGCGTCAACATGTTCGCCATCTATGACAACCAGAACAAGTTCAGCAGCGCCACCAACAGCATGGCGCTGAAACTGAACGCAGGCGACAAGCTCTGGGTCACCCTGTGGGCCAACAAGAGGATCTTCGACCAGAGCCGCCTCAGCACCTTCAGTGGCTTCCTCATCAGTCCCCTCCCTTAA
- the zbtb1 gene encoding zinc finger and BTB domain-containing protein 1, with protein sequence MARPSHSDHVLQQLNNQREWGFLCDCLIAIGDIYFRAHKAVLAACSSYFRMMFIRDQQGAARLDLSNMQISAECFDLILQLMYLGRIAAGSFDFDDLKASMVYLQMYYIPDSPDDLRDMGGAASNLTPSSSECSTAAAAGGKMLFGVRMYERQRPAAARDSADDTKNVSGSASLGRYLGVPPATEEAPRAAVLPSADAGHASEQPCDLRKRSGGRSSALRERPRFGRTFTCDDCGFVFSCEKLLIEHILTCTNRKTFAPARSPDGDDDSPKAESSASDSAEERRVLGDLRSVAAGPSGGAGSAHRVSIKTEPGEDPPPEDREAGGAGDGEAAPGVSGVEKASERCSSAMSGSDSSAASPDFLAVKEESTDGAPCELCGAPLNEDDRSAHYLSSHLGHICACGRCGQVLIKGRQLQEHAERCGESDEADEPTGADLACPHCGLPFQSESLALEHALSCPHEAEPFRPGGGGGGPDHRRKHFCAICGKGFFQRCHLREHYTVHTKEKQFTCQTCGKRFLRERQLRLHTDMHRGVARYVCPVCEQGTFLKHDHVRHMISHLAAGETICQVCFQIFPGGEQLEEHMDVHLYVCGVCGDKFRLRKDMRTHYNLQHTKRL encoded by the exons ATGGCTCGGCCGAGCCACAGCGATCACGTCCTCCAGCAGCTGAACAACCAGCGCGAGTGGGGCTTTCTATGCGACTGCCTCATCGCCATCGGCGACATCTACTTCCGGGCGCACAAGGCCGTGCTGGCGGCCTGCAGCTCCTATTTCCGTATGATGTTCATCCGCGACCAGCAGGGGGCGGCGCGCCTGGACCTCAGTAACATGCAGATCAGTGCCGAGTGCTTCGACCTGATCCTGCAGCTCATGTACCTGGGACGCATCGCCGCAGGCTCCTTTGACTTCGACGACCTCAAAGCGTCCATGGTCTACCTGCAGATGTACTACATTCCCGACTCGCCGGACGACCTGCGCGACATGGGCGGCGCCGCCTCCAACCTGACGCCGTCCTCGTCCGAGTGCTCGACGGCGGCCGCTGCCGGCGGAAAGATGTTGTTCGGGGTTCGCATGTACGAACGGCAGAGGCCGGCCGCTGCTCGAGATTCTGCCGACGACACCAAAAACGTCAGCGGCTCTGCCAG CCTCGGCAGGTACTTGGGGGTGCCGCCCGCAACCGAGGAAGCGCCGAGGGCCGCCGTCCTCCCGAGCGCGGACGCGGGACATGCGTCGGAGCAACCGTGCGACCTGAGGAAGCGGAGCGGAGGAAGGAGCTCGGCCTTGAGGGAACGCCCTCGCTTCGGCCGCACCTTCACCTGCGACGACTGCGGCTTCGTCTTCAGCTGCGAGAAGCTGCTGATCGAGCACATCCTCACCTGCACCAACCGCAAGACCTTTGCGCCCGCCCGCAGCCCGGACGGCGACGACGACTCCCCCAAGGCCGAGAGCTCCGCTTCGGACAGCGCCGAAGAGCGTCGGGTGCTCGGCGACCTGCGGTCGGTCGCGGCGGGGCCGAGCGGTGGGGCCGGATCCGCCCACCGGGTTTCCATCAAGACGGAACCCGGGGAAGACCCGCCCCCCGAGGACCGGGAGGCGGGCGGCGCGGGGGACGGCGAAGCGGCGCCCGGCGTCTCCGGCGTGGAGAAAGCGAGCGAGCGGTGCTCCAGCGCCATGTCGGGAAGCGACTCGTCGGCCGCGTCGCCTGACTTTTTGGCGGTGAAAGAGGAGAGCACGGACGGCGCCCCCTGCGAGCTGTGCGGGGCGCCGCTGAACGAGGACGACAGGTCGGCGCACTACCTGTCCAGCCACCTGGGCCACATCTGCGCCTGCGGACGCTGCGGCCAAGTCCTGATCAAAGGCCGGCAACTCCAGGAGCACGCCGAGCGATGCGGCGAGTCGGACGAGGCGGACGAGCCCACCGGCGCCGACCTGGCCTGCCCTCACTGCGGCTTGCCCTTCCAGAGCGAGAGCCTGGCGCTGGAGCACGCCCTCTCCTGCCCCCACGAGGCCGAGCCCTTTCggccgggcggcggcggcggcggccccgaCCACCGGCGCAAGCACTTCTGCGCCATCTGCGGCAAAGGCTTCTTCCAGCGCTGCCACCTGCGCGAGCACTACACGGTGCACACCAAGGAGAAGCAGTTCACCTGCCAGACGTGCGGCAAGCGCTTCCTGCGCGAGCGCCAGCTGCGCCTGCACACGGACATGCACCGGGGCGTGGCGCGCTACGTCTGCCCCGTGTGCGAGCAGGGCACCTTCCTCAAGCACGACCACGTGCGCCACATGATCTCGCACCTAGCGGCCGGCGAGACCATCTGCCAGGTGTGCTTCCAGATCTTCCCGGGCGGcgagcagctggaggagcaCATGGACGTGCACCTCTACGTGTGCGGCGTGTGCGGCGACAAGTTCCGCCTCCGCAAGGACATGCGCACGCACTACAACCTCCAGCACACCAAGAGGCTGTAG
- the zbtb25 gene encoding zinc finger and BTB domain-containing protein 25 translates to MEATSASACAAACASATSAHSLLLLQQLNVQREFGFLCDCTVAIGNVYFKAHRAVLAAFSNYFKMIFIHQTSECIKIQPTDIQPDVFSYLLHVMYTGACPKQAVEPARLEEGIKFLHAHQLCRKAGDGPAGGASADAATGSAADAVRMSNLYGIQISSQLAGKEAPAPAVQPGGRGARAHSHPSLAVGSEGERSDGHGSSPQDDFHVSATVKQERPDEDGAGPGSPPRDGAASKDRLPPALACPRCGHRCPSPERLRQHLFSHALHPALFTEGLTYESGGGSGGPDDDGVDAGRLEEALRQSQALAAQLAAELRRSREGAGLNAAPATHSRKRKMACAVCGVRFSHKSQLQEHMYAHTAKPPRLHRHSQLFHSSAHFCPDGGGASANDTLLEVGRDAQDNGSSAYSLDSEISQESGDGGRCE, encoded by the exons ATGGAGGCGACGTCGGCGTCTGCGTGTGCGGCGGCGTGTGCGTCGGCGACGTCCGCTCacagtctgctgctgctgcagcagctCAACGTGCAGCGCGAGTTCGGTTTCTTGTGCGACTGCACGGTCGCCATCGGCAATGTCTATTTCAAAGCTCACCGCGCCGTCCTCGCTGCCTTCTCAAACTATTTCAAGATGATCTTCATCCACCAGACCAG CGAGTGCATCAAGATCCAGCCCACCGACATCCAGCCTGATGTGTTTAGCTACCTGCTGCACGTGATGTACACCGGGGCGTGCCCCAAGCAGGCCGTGGAGCCCGCCCGTCTGGAGGAAGGCATCAAATTCCTCCACGCCCACCAGCTGTGTCGCAAGGCTGGCGACGGGCCTGCCGGCGGCGCCAGCGCCGACGCCGCCACCGGCTCTGCCGCCGATGCCGTGCGCATGTCCAACCTGTACGGCATTCAGATCTCTTCCCAGCTGGCCGGCAAGGAGGCCCCCGCACCCGCCGTCCAGCCGGGGGGGCGGGGAGCCCGCGCCCACTCGCATCCGTCGCTCGCCGTGGGATCGGAAGGAGAGCGATCGGATGGCCACGGCTCTTCGCCGCAGGACGACTTCCACGTCTCGGCCACCGTCAAGCAGGAGCGTCCGGATGAGGACGGAGCGGGGCCGGGGTCGCCGCCTCGGGACGGCGCAGCGTCCAAAGATCGCCTGCCGCCGGCGCTGGCGTGTCCCCGCTGCGGCCATCGCTGCCCGTCGCCCGAGCGGCTGCGCCAGCACCTGTTCAGCCACGCCCTTCACCCCGCCCTCTTCACGGAGGGGCTGACGTACGAAAGCGGGGGCGGCAGTGGCGGCCCGGATGACGACGGCGTTGACGCTGGTCGCCTGGAGGAGGCGCTGCGCCAGAGTCAGGCGCTCGCCGCGCAGTTGGCGGCGGAGCTCCGCCGGAGCCGTGAGGGGGCGGGACTAAACGCCGCCCCCGCCACCCACTCGCGCAAGCGCAAGATGGCGTGCGCCGTGTGCGGCGTGCGTTTCTCACACAAGAGTCAGCTTCAGGAGCACATGTACGCGCACACGGCTAAGCCACCCAGACTGCATCGCCATAGTCAGCTCTTCCACAGCTCCGCCCACTTCTGTCCTGACGGGGGCGGGGCTTCAGCCAACGACACCCTCCTGGAAGTGGGCAGGGACGCTCAGGACAACGGAAGCTCCGCCTACTCGCTCGACTCGGAAATCTCGCAGGAGAGCGGCGACGGCGGGCGTTGCGAGTGA
- the mthfd1a gene encoding C-1-tetrahydrofolate synthase, cytoplasmic, with amino-acid sequence MITQWSCGGLSVMLPLLRHLTLSCCYGGRRSIATIISGNQTAKLVRERLKKEVDKMKTSKVIPSLLVLQVGNREDSNLYISSKMKAAAEVGIEAAHVRLPNTATQDEVLRTIASVNEDASVHGLIVQLPLDSVNRMDVELVTNAVSPLKDVDGLSCINAGKLSRGDLNNCYIPCTPNGCMELIRQTGVSVAGKHAVVIGRSKIVGAPMHDLLLWNHATVTTCHSKTHDIAKHVGRADIVVVGAGRAEMVQGDWLKEGCVLIDCGINHVADAGKPSGKRVVGDVHFASAYQRAGFITPVPGGVGPMTVAMLMQNTVLSAQRVLASVAV; translated from the exons ATGATTACACAGTGGAGTTGCGGTGGTCTCTCAG TCATGTTGCCTCTGTTGCGCCACCTGACTTTGTCATGTTGCTATGGAGGCCGACGCTCCATAGCAACCATCATCTCTGGAAACCAAACGGCCAA GCTGGTGAGGGAGCGTCTGAAGAAGGAGGTGGACAAGATGAAGACGTCCAAGGTCATCCCGAGTCTACTGGTTTTACAG GTGGGAAACAGAGAAGATTCCAACTTGTACATCAGCAGCAAGATGAAAGCTGCAGCTGAG gtGGGCATTGAAGCAGCGCACGTGAGGTTGCCCAACACGGCGACACAGGACGAG GTGCTGCGGACCATCGCGTCCGTCAACGAGGACGCGTCCGTGCACGGCCTCATCGTGCAGCTTCCCCTGGATTCCGTCAACCGCATGGACGTGGAGCTGGTCACCAACGCCGTATCGCCGCTCAAAGACGTGGACGG tttgaGTTGCATCAACGCAGGCAAGCTATCTCGCGGGGACCTGAACAACTGCTACATTCCGTGCACCCCCAACGGTTGCATGGAACTCATCAGACAGACAG gtgtAAGCGTGGCTGGCAAACACGCCGTGGTGATCGGTCGCAGCAAGATTGTGGGCGCGCCCATGCACGACCTGCTCTTGTGGAACCACGCCACTGTCACCACCTGTCACTCAAAGACGCATGACATTGCCAAACAC GTGGGCAGGGCGGACATCGTGGTGGTGGGGGCGGGGCGAGCGGAGATGGTGCAAGGCGATTGGCTGAAGGAGGGCTGCGTGCTCATCGACTGCGGGATCAATCACGTGGCGG ACGCCGGCAAGCCGAGCGGCAAGCGTGTGGTGGGCGACGTGCATTTCGCCTCAGCCTATCAAAGAGCTGGATTCATCACGCCGGTTCCGGGAGGGGTGGGGCCCATGACGGTGGCCATGTTGATGCAG AACACGGTGCTCAGCGCTCAGCGTGTCCTCGCCAGCGTTGCTGTTTAA
- the cep43 gene encoding FGFR1 oncogene partner codes for MSATDDDIELRDLLIQNLENNGVLNKLKAEMRAAVFLALEEQDRLENKTPLVNENLKKCLGTKEGRLVASLVVDFMRVFHLDFSLSVFQPEINTHPSGLENRQLLCDELGISEAELNANSPVLLELVRRRQRKSESIMAAEVVSEEKSVAVNKDSAPAIEERLPEKVSPLELLADLEPQDDDDSFFDDPLPRPQKTYGSHVVTRDSQQSPAAPTSGGGGSASEKSHSETASRGKASAKFPSGTKQSGSLHLDEDDDIDYDDDFNSHRSDLYKSELSSSREIEEISIEGPDHSDKLEDTVDVSVSQPSVSVGVDYMEEVS; via the exons ATGTCTGCCACAGATGATGATATCGAATTGAGGGATTTACTTATCCAAAATTTGGAGAACAACGGAGTTCTAAACAAGCTCAAG GCGGAGATGAGGGCTGCCGTGTTTCTGGCTTTGGAGGAGCAGGACCGACTGGAG AACAAGACGCCACTAGTCAATGAGAACCTGAAGAAATGTCTCGGCACTAAAGAAG GTCGTCTGGTGGCCAGTCTCGTTGTGGACTTCATGCGGGTTTTTCACCTGGACTTCAGCCTGTCTGTGTTCCAGCCAGAGATAAACACG CATCCAAGCGGCCTGGAAAATCGCCAGCTGCTTTGCGATGAGCTGGGCATTTCGGAGGCGGAGCTTAACGCTAACTCGCCCGTGCTGCTGGAGCTCGTTCGACGCAGACAACGCAAGTCCGAGTCCATCATGGCCGCTGAG GTGGTGTCGGAGGAGAAGAGCGTCGCTGTCAACAAG gACTCTGCGCCGGCCATCGAGGAGCGTCTTCCCGAGAAGGTGTCACCGCTGGAGCTGCTGGCAGATTTGGAACCGCAGGACGACGACGACTCCTTTTTTGACGACCCGCTGCCTCGGCCTCAAAAGACATACGGCTC CCACGTGGTGACTCGCGATAGCCAACAGAGTCCAGCGGCGCCGACatcgggaggaggaggaagcgcgTCGGAAAAGAGCCACAGCGAGACAG CGTCGAGAGGCAAAGCGTCGGCCAAGTTCCCCAGCGGAACGAAGCAGAGCGGCTCGCTCCATTTAG ACGAAGACGACGACATCGACTACGACGACGACTTCAACAG CCACCGCTCCGACTTGTACAAGAGCGAGCTGAGCAGCAGCCGCGAGATCGAGGAAATCTCCATCGAGGGGCCCGACCACAGCGACAAG CTGGAGGACACGGTGGACGTGAGCGTCTCCCAGCCCAGCGTTAGCGTGGGTGTGGACTACATGGAGGAAGTGTCCTGA